One genomic window of Geoanaerobacter pelophilus includes the following:
- a CDS encoding FecR family protein, with the protein MKTLYLMVLVVALVLVCCPLCLAAGPEYVGIVKSLHGDVVVLRDNSSVKADGNMKLRQGDHIKTGVNGKAGLIFEDDTVIAIGPNSSIVIDRFLFQPNEKKLSFIARIIQGTASYLSGQIAKLAPNSVRLETPHATVGMRGTHLLVKVD; encoded by the coding sequence ATGAAAACTCTCTACTTGATGGTTTTAGTGGTTGCGCTGGTCCTTGTTTGCTGCCCTCTTTGCTTGGCGGCCGGGCCGGAGTATGTTGGTATCGTTAAGTCTCTACACGGTGATGTTGTAGTTTTGAGAGATAACTCCTCTGTCAAGGCAGATGGAAACATGAAACTTCGGCAAGGCGATCATATCAAGACTGGAGTTAATGGAAAGGCAGGCTTGATATTCGAGGACGACACGGTTATCGCAATCGGACCGAATAGCAGTATTGTCATAGACAGGTTTCTGTTTCAGCCGAACGAAAAAAAATTGTCGTTCATTGCAAGGATAATCCAGGGAACGGCATCATATCTGTCAGGACAGATAGCAAAACTGGCACCTAACAGTGTACGTCTTGAGACACCGCACGCGACTGTCGGTATGCGGGGAACACACCTTCTGGTTAAAGTTGATTGA
- a CDS encoding DUF2156 domain-containing protein: MDTKSLIPEFPVDRPLELSDKSLLDRLFTDLQPQVSELTFAGLYLFRIAHDYRLTMIDESLVILGKGYDGEPRFLPPMSGDIRGALQVLFDAGMTLYGADDAFVERYLQDEGLLVSEDRDAFDYLYLRSDLAELPGNRYHKKKNRINYFTSRHDYLVEIFRDEFIVGCLELLAEWQRVRGAEASRSSLLEVDATAEALRLAGQLGLEGVVVLADGRLRAFALGERLNTTTSVCHFEKSDPFMEGVSQLVDREFNRLLFTDCSYVNREQDLGEPGLRGAKLSYHPVGFVRKYRADRQLTQRKTLY; the protein is encoded by the coding sequence ATGGATACTAAATCCCTCATCCCCGAATTTCCTGTTGACAGGCCTCTTGAGCTTTCTGATAAGTCTCTTCTTGACCGGTTATTTACTGATCTTCAACCACAGGTGTCTGAATTGACATTCGCCGGGCTTTATCTCTTTAGAATAGCGCATGACTATCGTCTGACCATGATTGACGAATCTTTGGTCATTCTAGGAAAGGGGTATGATGGAGAGCCCCGTTTTCTGCCGCCTATGTCTGGAGATATAAGAGGTGCACTCCAGGTTCTGTTCGATGCAGGAATGACCCTTTACGGTGCTGACGACGCTTTTGTTGAGCGCTATCTTCAGGATGAAGGGCTTCTGGTTTCCGAAGACCGTGATGCCTTCGATTACCTTTACCTTAGGAGCGATCTGGCGGAGTTGCCCGGGAATCGGTACCACAAGAAGAAAAACCGGATAAACTACTTTACCAGTCGCCATGATTACCTTGTCGAAATTTTCAGGGATGAATTCATTGTAGGCTGTCTTGAACTGCTGGCAGAGTGGCAACGGGTAAGAGGTGCGGAAGCATCTCGCTCTTCGCTACTGGAAGTGGATGCCACTGCTGAGGCTTTGAGGCTGGCCGGGCAACTGGGGCTTGAAGGGGTGGTGGTACTTGCTGACGGCAGATTAAGAGCCTTTGCCCTGGGGGAGCGTTTAAATACAACAACTTCAGTTTGCCACTTTGAAAAATCCGATCCGTTCATGGAAGGGGTGTCACAACTTGTAGACAGGGAATTCAACAGGTTGCTGTTTACCGACTGCAGTTATGTCAACCGGGAACAAGACCTTGGGGAGCCCGGTTTGAGGGGAGCAAAGCTCTCGTATCATCCGGTAGGATTTGTCAGGAAATACCGAGCAGATAGGCAACTTACGCAAAGAAAAACGCTGTATTGA